TCGACtggatatttttatcataaaacaaatttcaagtgaaagatgaaaaatataaaggaaaaGATATAAATGTGAGATAACTGTTGAGAAGCcagcaaacaaaaaattattcaccTTCTTTTCTGGTTTTCCTTATCCTCAGGGAGGGAAGATCCCCCGCTTCTATGGAAGAGTCCCATACTCATTCATGATCAGTTCTTTAAACTTTCTTGCAGATTCCAGGAATTCGCCGTCCATCATCAGCAAAACCTTGAGCATTGGAATAAAGAACTAGAAGTCTGCTATGGTGTTGTTACAAGAAATTGGGATCAGTGTTCTAGATCTGTATCAAGatatcttttgatttttcaggTTTAGGAAGCTATAGTGACTTATTAATGCAAATGAAATGGCAGTGAGATTTTTGAAGATTTTGTATCAGATTACTTATCATACTAAGGATGCTTCTGCGTTGGAAGTATATATGCATCTGATTATGCTTCATTTCTTATGGCTGTTTGCAACAACTCTATGATGTCGTTAGTGAAGTATATTCCACACATTTGAATCTCTGCCAAATGGCGTGCTAGCTGCAACAAGAGGAAATTCCAATCACCTATGTTTACCATCCAGACCCTCTTCACAATCTGTCCTGCGGAGCTTGCCCTATCACAGTATTAAACTCGCCAATTATGAACCTAAGCAACCatacaaaccaaaaatatcAGCTGATTTCATACTTTCGGATCTTTTAGAGGCAAAACTTCAGGCTCCTCAAAGGTTGTTCAAGCACACAGGCTTGAATATTTCTTAAATGGTCATGCTCTAACAGACTGTACTCAAGCTCAACTTGAATTTCCAGTAACAAGAAGAATGACCTCTCTCAAGAGGAAATAATATTGGGATCTCTAGTAAATTACAAAGTTATCCCAAGAATTTATTACAAAGAATACGTGTTTTTTCCCTGCTCAGGCAAACTATGCCTCTCAATTGCAAAATGGAGAAATGGACAGAACATAGACCAAGCACTCAGTTTGCTGTGGACTCCTTCAGGTATGCAATAAGGTCAGCACGCTCTTGTGGCTTCTTCAGTCCTGGGAAAACCATCTTCGTTCCAGGTATGTACTGCACAGAAAGAAACATTTAGTATCAGTGTTATTGAAAGCAGGACCTTGATGAAGGTCTTACATGTCAGATACAGACCCCACTAGATTCTAGTTAACAACAGTATGTCTGAGTAGACAAATATAACGTAAGAAAAGcctttattttgtgaaatgaTAAGATGAAgaagtcttttttttttattccactaaaataaattacagaaagtGACAAAGTCAGAGTTTTAAGAGTGAATACTCAGGATACTCAAGTCTGTTGCCATCACTTATCTTTTATGGGATTTAGCCAAAAATACTTTTCTTCAGTGATCAAAGTGACTCCATACATAGAAGAAAGGGATATCCTAACTCAACTGaaccatattaatttattgtaaaggTGCATGAATTAACTTAATAAGACAAACCCCGAAACACAGGCTTCTGATATCTTATAGGTAGACGACATTCTCGTCAATGTCTAAAGGTATGGAACTCTTTGATGATCTAAACAAATTCATACCTTCTTGGGATTCAGCAGGTAATCATACAGAGTCTTTTCTTCCCAAATAACAGCCATGTTCTTGTTAGCAGCAGAGTAGGAATAACCAGGTGTAGTTCCAGACTGCCTTCCAAAGAGGCCATTCAGGTTAGGTCCTatcaatttatgcattttcatCAGATTATgtataagaaagaaaaaattatctttaaagCAGAAATGCATATTTTCCGCCCAATGAGAAATGGAAGGGCAAAAAGATTCAATCCTCTTTACTCAACAAGCCCCAAGGTAGAAGAAATACATAATGAAAACCACATTTCAAGTCTGAAACAACACAAACCAGTCTCACCAATTTGTCGTCTAATGATTAGCATAAACATTGAACTGGAATTAGCACTGTTCTTATACATAAGAAGTGAAGACCAATTGTACAGAATAACTGAAAGATGCATGACATTTTAGACTCTTATCTTCGTACCTCAGCCCCCAAGACTCTCAGTATGTtaacaaacatataaaaacACAATAAGCTACAGATTTTTCCATGCACCCAACAGTAATTAGTCAGGATATAAAGGGACTTGCATTAGATTTCTTGGACTAAAGTATGCAACTCCGCACATCACTACAAGTCTTTCATCAAGTGCACAACATCTTGCAATCAATCTAAATCTTTTCCCTATTTTTGATCCAAGCCATCTGGAGTGCACCATCAGAAAATGAACATACATCAATACACGTAAAgagcttaaaatttttaagattcCAATTCCAAACTCATAAGAGTAAAAGTAGGATCTTCATAATTCTGGACCAATATCTGAATAAATCCAACCAATGAGACAGTATCAAGAAAATCCACAACGTAAATCTTGACGACCGGGAGAAACAGATCAGATCTGGGCATCAGAGAAACATATCTGTATATGGGTCCTGAATACCTTGTTTATGGCCAGCCCCTTTCTCAACGGTGTGACACTGAGCGCACTTGGTCTTGAATATTTTCTCTCCTGCAGCCTTGTTTCCAGCCGGTGCTTCTGCAAACGACGCCATTTCACTTCAGAAGAGCGTTCTTGGCGAACAAAATAGTTGGCTTTGTGCAAACGGTGAAGGCAGCTAAATGGATGGCAAAGGAGGAATATGGAACGTGGTGTGCCTACTGCCTAATACCCCCTTGCGTTTCTCTATTGGTGTGCCATTATTTTTCTAGCGGgctcctttttcctttttccatttcgttctttttttttttttgggtttgcAATTACGAAACCTATTCTAacttttttcccatttttgtCCCCTTTTTAAAGCCCACCCACCCGTGAAAGCAGCACCGTCTATTTCGTAGCTTTGTTCCGCGTACTCTCGCTGTGACTCTTCCCTCGAGTGTAGCTGATATCAAACATTAGCAGTAGAAAAAGCAAAGGATACAGATTGCAGAGATGAGAACCGAGCTATTATGAGAATCTTAAATAACTACTGCAGAACGCAAAATTTCTTGAGGTACTGCTTAAACTGCACTGttctttctttgttctctctcaaaaccctaaaccccaaGACTCTAGACACTGTTCTGCCTTCAAATTCACCATGTACGATCTCTCCTTTGTTCAATTCCTCATCTGGgtcatcttcatttttctcttctgAATCATATTCACTTCCAAAAAGGCCATTTCTAAGCAATTCCTCCTCTGGGTCTTCTTCAGTTCTCTATTCTAGATTATACTCACTTCAAAAGGAGCAACCTTTAGTCAGTCTGTATTTACCTACCAAGcatgattttttaatcaaCTGCTCAAGGTGGTCATGTTCAAGACGCAAAATTGGATCATATTCACGCTACAAAAAGCAATCTTTACGCTATGCTTCATCTCGTGGTCCGTCGTTAACCTGTTCCTCAACGCATTCATTTTTACAGTCTTTCGGTTTATCGACTCTATTCAAGCACAACTCTCACTATGTGTTCCCGAATTCTGGATGTATTCAATGTGGGACGCATAGATGCTTCACAGTTGCATCCTTCAATGGGACATTTGTTTCTGGTCCTGTTGCGGAGAGTGAAGTTCAGAAAATAGCTAATATTTGCTCTGATCAACAGAAGCTAGAGAAGAGGAACAATTTCCCACGGAAATTTGTTGTGGAAATTATTCATAATCTCAGGAACAATGAAAAGGACCTTGATTCTAGGTTAAATATGCTATCCTCAAGATTGTCAGTTTACTCAATTACGGAGATTTTTGAAGTTCTGAATTCTCAGAGAATATCTGGATTGAGATTATTTGAGTGGATTTGGAGTAATAATCCCCAGCTGCACAAGAATGCATACATTTGTAGTCTACTTATTGATAATGTTGGaagattagatgattatgaaACCATGTTCGCATGGTTGAAGAAGTTCACATCTGAAAACATTTGTCTCACTTATGAGGCCTTTGGATTTATACCTGTTTTGGTTTCCACCGATTCTTCATTAAAACAATCCACTAAAAAGGTTGTGGATTTGTTGAACAAAGTTGGAGGATCATGTCGCAATTCCGGTGTTTCTGCATTGGTTGAGATGTTCTGTAAATTGGACTTGTTCGAGATGGCCAGGTATGTCATCAAAATCACGGAGAGCAAAGAATCATATTATTGCCTTTTGGTTCGTGAGAAGTGCAGGAGAGGTCTTATAGAAGATGCTTATAGTGTAATCAGAGAGATGGGTGAGGCCCACTGTGCCCCTAATACCAAAGTGTATAACTACCTACTTTCTAGTTTATGGAAGAATGGTAGAATGGATGAAGCTTCTGGACTGCTTGatgaaatgaaagaaattggTATCTCTCCAGATGCAATAACCTTTGAGATTCTTATCAATTTTGCTTGTAGTTCAGGCAACATGGCTCATGTCCACCAGCTGCTTGATCAAATGGCGTCTCAAGGACTTGAACCACGATTGGCAACCCATGCTTGCATTGTCAAGACATTATTCGCTGCTGAGCAATATGAGGCAGCTCACAAACATGTTGATTCAAGTATCAGTTATAAGACCTCGAGCAATATGATGTACAGCTTAATGGCAAAGCTTTATTGGGAAAAAGGTCATATTGTGAGTGCACAGAACACTCTTGTAGAAATGATGGAAAAGAGTCTAAAGCCAAGTTTCAGCATTTACATCAAAATTGTGAAGCAACTTAGGAGAACTGGAAGAGCAAATTTGGCAAGGGACTTGGAGAACAGGCACTCCAAGTTTTTAATCAAGTCTCATGCATGATGTTGTGAGCTGATTGTTCGACCAGATTAATTCTTTGAATTATGTATTTAGTTTAGCATTTTACTTCTTCACGTCAAAGCAGAAAATAGGAACTTCTGCTGGTTATTGTGAGTTTTTGCCCACCATCacatttttgaagaacaagaatCATACACAAGAAAGCTAAATTAACTTCAAGTTTTACCTCTTTGTTTCTTGCCATTGTTTTACTGGATTTGTAAACAACTGCTAATGCAAATAAATGTTATAACATTTGCTTTCTTCAGGTCGTCCTTTTCCGGAGGTATCTGATGAAATTTGTTACAGTTTCTAAAAAATACTGAATCTTggttttttattactttatgCTTCTCAGACGCTTGTGgcaaagaaaatcatttgaaatatttacttATCTGTCTTGAATATCATTTGCGCTTGACAGGGTTTGCGCTAAATTTCCAGTTCAGTATGGATTCTCTACATAAATAGCtcatattatgtatttttttcttttgttgttctCTGTTCCTGGTAggttaaatctttttatattttgtgcaTGAGAACATTGGTCAATGAGGTTATTGGCTCCATCACTTGGTCTTCAATGAATTTGCAGTTGAAGCATAAAATAGTTAAGTTTGCTACTGGCTCTCCTTAATATGGTCGAAACTTGATCTCTGCATCTCTCCATTTGCCTCTCCCACCTTGTCAGCTACTTCTATTATTTCACATCTATAGTAAAACTTATACGGTATAAAAcactctctcttctcttcctcagaaagaaaaagagtgtAGAGAAAAGTAATGATAATAAAGAGACGAGCAAAAAgtttatatgttatatttttgtttagacaTCCAAGCTCTAGGTGAAAGCCTTGCTGAACATTTCTTTTAACTGTTATCATACTTTTTGCTCTTTGATTGTCACTTTGAAAACAGGCATGTGTTAACGTTAATGTGATGCTATTTCTGGCCAAATTAAAGTCCTTCTGGAAGTTTTCATGCCACCTTTTCATAAACTATTTCTGAGTTGCCTAGAGCACTTCGGTATCAGTCCATTGCACTGCATAACTCATTCACAATATTGAGCTGCAGGAAGCTAATGTTGGCTTGATAATGAACTGCTTTTTATTAGGTTTATTCTACTACTTTCTTAATTGAATTTCTGCCTTACAATTGATGTTTCTCCATATAATCTTTGAAGAAATGTGAAACATCCATGCACATAATCCTTATATGTTTCTTATTTTACTCAGATAAGTTCTCCTATTGCTTTATGGTGGTCTGACTATGCATATCTTTCGCAGGCTATGAACTGTGAAATATCAATTGTTCAGACAATCATGAAGCCGGTTGGAAGAACACCTGCTGAGCCTTCATAATTGAAGGTTAAGTCAGTTTTGAGACACTTTTCAGATTTAATGCATACTCATCTTTTCGCTAATAGTAATGCTTGTACATTCTATGAACTAAGGTAACAGTATGCTTCCAGGGGAGGTTGTTTCCCACTAGGTTTTGTGCCCTCAATtggtttctttgtttttcttttcagtggttgatttttctattttccacTCCGTTAACCAACTGTCCTTGCTCAGCCTTTTCTTCTGGGCTATAAAACACTATTGATAATATTCTACTTTTCTGCTGACCCAGTGTTCTCTGCCTTTGAACTGCCCTCAATATGGAATATCATTGAGACAGTTAGCTGATTCTGAAAGGTTAGTTTGATAGATCAGGTTGTATGATAACGTTACTggaatttctttatttgcCTGCCCCAACTCGAAAATGATGATATACTTGTCACTGCAATATGGAGTGAAAAGGCTAACTCACTCCTCTAATTCAGAAGTCTTATATTCATATTTCAGAGGAGAAACTGCACTATTATCTTCTGACGTTGTAATATGTTTGGTTGTTTTACCCTCTTCTCCAGATGATTgatgttctttttttctgtttgtGATTTGGTTTGGAGcgaattaaatgataaaatgcTGCTTGACTGAATTCGTGGAGTGAAACAAATTGCTAGTATATGGTTACCAATTTGTGTTCATAGCAGATGCAAATGGTGTAAAATACATGTAGACCACTTGACGTTTCTCCCAAACCAGGAACATGACCTGATGATTTAGTAAATTACAGACATGTGACTGACCTACCTTATTTGCTAGGTTCTGggagaaaaaattacaaattcaatTTGGGTGCAAAATTTCTTGCTTCAACCCAGATGTATTATGAGCAAATTAATGAACAAACaccaataaaaatgaaaatagctTGAAAGCaatagtaatattttcttccatCTGAATTTGTGCTAAAGAAGAGTGAAAGATTCTTTAGCAATGTAAGAATATAAATTAGTTTCATTGGGCTCTGAATTGATAGGGATACAAGAAACTATTGTTACAAATATGGCATAAAAACTTGCCATAGAAAGGGCCTTAAGATATGTGTGCTTGAAAACGAATTGTCCCATGTATAACCCTGGTTTATCCATTACCTACCTCTTCATGAAATGAGGGATTTCTCATGCTAAAATACCATCCCTAGCTAGAAATAGGATGGGAAATACCCTATAGTGAATTCAAAGTCATATCTAGTTATTTGCTATACTTGTTTCCATGTATAATGTCTGTTCTTCATTttggggtttgtgtgtgtgtgtgtgtgtgtcaatCCCAAATAGAATAAGATTCCATTTCATCGTATTCATCTGTGTGAGTTTCCCCGTAATTGGCTGCTTCTCCTAGCATAGATGGACCTGCTAGCTCCATCCACATTTTAGGTGAGTCAAGTGGTGATTCATTTATGGCTTGAATATGGGTAGGCGACAACTCCACTCGGGCGAGGGAGTTGCCACCTTTGGAGCCAATATTGACCTCTTCTGACTGCTGTCCACTCCTTAACTGCATGGCCGCCTGCTGAGCAGCTTGGCGAATGTCATCTGCATTAGCGCTAGCTGGCTTGGGAAGCCTGTCAACCAATCCCGGGAAGTTGAATCGTGTGTCGGGACCTCTAAGTTGCAATGCCGCAGCATCATAGGCCGCAGCTGCCATCTCAGGTGTGTCAAAACTCCCCAACCAAATTCGTGTCTTTTTACCAGGCTCACGGATTTCTGACACCCATCTTCCATACTTGCGTTTCCTAACTCCTATGTATTTTGAGGTGGTGCATTCATTCCAACCATGTCTTTTCATGTCTAGGTTCTTGGTGCGTTGTTGGGTTGGATGGCTTTTGTGTTAGTAGAGGAGAGGGGGAtctcgtatatatatatacacacatatatatatgatgaggGAGAAGATGGAGCAAAAGGGCAATGGGGGAAGAATGTTGTTGGGTGAAGGGAGGTTCCACGTAATTGCATGAAAGTGGATATAAGTTGCATTACAAAATGAAGGACATTGGTGTAATTTGGAGATTGTGGAAGTAGCAGTACGGAATTGCCACTTGTCATTCTCAATTTGTGAGGTATAGGGAATCAATTATACATATGTTTGGATATCTATCTTCAAAGGGTTGTATTCATCCTGATATTAAGAAAAAGGACACCTTAATTACCACTTGCTCATAGGCAGTTCCTAAAGCAAGAGCTCTTACATGTTCCTCTTCTTTCCTTACAGTATCTTTGTACTTGGTTGGTGTATATTTATGGTATGATAATAGTAAAGTAGTTCTTGGCATGACTCTTAAGTATATAATGTAATGAATGCATGGGGAGGAGTAAGGAAAAAAAGGATGGGGATCAAGAACTGTGGTCTCTAGTCTCTGCGAATATTGTTAGAGAAAAGATGTTAAAACTCTTACACTAATGAttaagaggaggaaaatttgTAATGGAAGGAAGGGTATAGAGAGAGTTGAATTGCTTGTGGCCATAATAAAGAggttttaatatttgtgtatttgttAAGTCCCAAGGCAAGATATTTGGTTTGAATGATGATATTAGGAGATGACAAACAGCTGGATGTATCTAACAACACTACTTTTCTTAATGTCTGTTTATCTGTCTcccaatataatattattaggtTTTTTAATCTTCcgcaatataaatttttaacttttaactaTTCCTTAATTCTATGTGTTAGGAAGAAGTTGTTAGGTGGGAGTAGGGGACGGGGTTGGAAGACGCGGTTTCTTCCTCTTACAAACCCCAAAGGTGGTCAcaattatgattttgtttcttataAAGGAGTTTTTTAGTTTGAACTTGGAATAGAGGAGTCCTCACTAATGCATGGTTtaatgttgttgttgttgttgtttcaTGGATACACTCTTCATTACACACTCCATCACTCTCCACTCAATtcataatatcttttaattccTCCTAACCGACattaagtaaataaacaaaaacacatatctatttcatttcatcatcatcattacaCCTTACACTATTGAGTTTCTACTTTCTTCTTCTGATCATGATTGCTTTGCTTACGCATAGCCTTTCCCTTTTTGTGCTCCAAATCTCGTGTTATTATGAtgatatatagtttttatttttatttttttggaggatttatattcaaatttatggGAGGAAAAAatagtgtttggattcatttgaCAAAGAAAGCAGTAAATAAAATGCTAGCAATCAGCATGAAGATACTGTAAAGGTAAAAATTGTAGTATCAAGCTCGAATTGTTTTCTCACAAGGAGCTCTCATGAACTATCAATTGGAGAAGATCAAATCCTCCACGGATTTTATGGAggattttcatatatttttgatgGAGCATGAGCTGCGCTTGGATTAGGGTGAATTCCCCACGAATCTGGTGGAATGTTATCTCCCAGTGGTCGGGTGATCCATAATCCTCAGGGGTTGTTGGAGTCCGCTGTGGATGTGGGTATTTGAGGGTAATAATGTCTTTCTAAATTTTTGACGAAATTATTTAGGAGACGTCATCCCCCAACTAGAGTCTAAGCTTTTAGGGTTTTTAAAGGTTACCTCAAGCTGGGGGCACGTGTTTGTGAGGAGACAACAAATCTTTATTTGATCATGTAGGGTGTGCCTTCAAAGGTTATATATGGCTGTCGAATTTCGTAAGGGCTTTACCTGGACTAGGCTTTCTAAGAGCATCATAGGTCCTTACATGAACTAAGCCTCTTGGGGATATTTTTGGCCTTGCACTCCATTGGGTTCTTAGGatatctttttttccttttgaacTCATTGGGCCAACCCATTTTTATTAGCATCACAAACTAAAACTGTAATTTCCACCAATGAATTTTAGCtctaaatacaattttctttattttgatgttttcatTACAATACCTCTGATAAAGAGATCTTTTAAGGTGCAGATAAGAACATTACCTTAACATCATAAGCA
The window above is part of the Sesamum indicum cultivar Zhongzhi No. 13 linkage group LG2, S_indicum_v1.0, whole genome shotgun sequence genome. Proteins encoded here:
- the LOC105177471 gene encoding pentatricopeptide repeat-containing protein At2g17140-like, coding for MRILNNYCRTQNFLRYCLNCTVLSLFSLKTLNPKTLDTVLPSNSPCTISPLFNSSSGSSSFFSSESYSLPKRPFLSNSSSGSSSVLYSRLYSLQKEQPLVSLYLPTKHDFLINCSRWSCSRRKIGSYSRYKKQSLRYASSRGPSLTCSSTHSFLQSFGLSTLFKHNSHYVFPNSGCIQCGTHRCFTVASFNGTFVSGPVAESEVQKIANICSDQQKLEKRNNFPRKFVVEIIHNLRNNEKDLDSRLNMLSSRLSVYSITEIFEVLNSQRISGLRLFEWIWSNNPQLHKNAYICSLLIDNVGRLDDYETMFAWLKKFTSENICLTYEAFGFIPVLVSTDSSLKQSTKKVVDLLNKVGGSCRNSGVSALVEMFCKLDLFEMARYVIKITESKESYYCLLVREKCRRGLIEDAYSVIREMGEAHCAPNTKVYNYLLSSLWKNGRMDEASGLLDEMKEIGISPDAITFEILINFACSSGNMAHVHQLLDQMASQGLEPRLATHACIVKTLFAAEQYEAAHKHVDSSISYKTSSNMMYSLMAKLYWEKGHIVSAQNTLVEMMEKSLKPSFSIYIKIVKQLRRTGRANLARDLENRHSKFLIKSHA
- the LOC105175025 gene encoding cytochrome c; translation: MASFAEAPAGNKAAGEKIFKTKCAQCHTVEKGAGHKQGPNLNGLFGRQSGTTPGYSYSAANKNMAVIWEEKTLYDYLLNPKKYIPGTKMVFPGLKKPQERADLIAYLKESTAN
- the LOC105177477 gene encoding ethylene-responsive transcription factor ERF022, which produces MKRHGWNECTTSKYIGVRKRKYGRWVSEIREPGKKTRIWLGSFDTPEMAAAAYDAAALQLRGPDTRFNFPGLVDRLPKPASANADDIRQAAQQAAMQLRSGQQSEEVNIGSKGGNSLARVELSPTHIQAINESPLDSPKMWMELAGPSMLGEAANYGETHTDEYDEMESYSIWD